The Magnolia sinica isolate HGM2019 chromosome 11, MsV1, whole genome shotgun sequence DNA window TTATCTTAAACAACTTACGGTGAATGTTAATAACACTGCCGGAGTACCAAACCTAAACAACTCTGAAGAATGGGAGAAGCATCTCCTATGGTTTTAATGGCCTAGCAAATTAATTATAAGGCCCACCAGTTTTTCTACAAGTTGGGCCGCTTGATAGACCATGGTCTGGGCCTTTATACAAAGCCCATCCACTTCCAACCGGCATATGGACGTGAGATTGTGTACCCAGTATGATTTCAAAAGCTATCACAACCGTACGTTGATTTGGCCAGCACATTAGTTGAAATCTGCATCGTTGGGACGCGGCTGAATAATTCATCCTGTTTCAATATCACAAGTGATCATCCACTCAATGATACTCACAACATGTTTGGATTAAGGTTATATCAGTTACTACAAGGCCCACGATTTAATGATCCAGCCGTTggtacaatgggccccaccttggggcCCATTTTAATGTGAATGTGATGTTTACTCTGCCTTAATTCTGCTTGCTGTCTTGACTTGTGGGCTCAAAAATCACTTGAATTTAAAACACAAGTAAGCCACAGTACAGGAGCAGTGGAGATgtgacatctaccattgaaacgttTCTGGGCCATCCAGCccgcccactgaaatatatactttgcccactgaaatatttacgTTGccggaaaatgatgaaattttaagtcttagatgggccacaagcacaagatctcATTTGAGTGATCAACTAATGATTTTTAACTGttcatttacatggacaatgtttggatggcgttGATCATTGTATTATAGTAATTATAGTGaggcaattgataatctaattattttgggatatcattagtgggtcatgtgtcaAATAGATTAATAGTTTATTGACACTCATGTTGCACATGCAACTCctcaaatgattttagatgtaatccaagctttcattgTTGATTTCAAACCATCTCTTGGATAGGATTTGAAGCCCCCATTTACTTTAATGGTGGCAACCATCCTTGTCCTAACTTTTTCCTCCCGGGTGcatcacctgagatttgggtttgCCTTACTTTTTGTGTTCACGTTCGAACGTGGCATGCATCAATGATTGTTAAAATTAGGTGCCATTAATCTAAGATGAAACAGGTGTCCTCAGTCGATTCACTACACTATTTGAGTGATCAAAATTcttcaattttaaatttatttatttattttttcacctaACAATTTTGAGTTGATTGATCGAACATGAAAGCTTGATTGATCGAGGGAGAGTTGTTTGATCATTATTGATCGATCGATGCCTAGATTCACAGCGCATTCAATTTTGCGTAATTGCACAAATTTATTTCTTATTCTAAATATAACACTATACATATGAATATAATATGTAATTAAGGTAGAATAAGGAGAGCTAATTTATTTCTAGAGCTTTGAAGGGAGGAAACTAGAATTTTTGCATTTTTTAAGTTCCTATAATCTTTTATAATTTGTTTTCATGGATCATTTGTTACTTTATGCCCTAGTTTTTCTTTGCAAGAGTTTTTTGCGTTAAATTTTGAATACTGAGAGAGTTTTTTCAGCTAAAGTTATGTTTGACTCAGAATTTACTTCCACAATTACCAAGCAACGATGGACAGCAAATGCTAAATTATCATTACCAGTGGTGTACCCACATAACTTTTTGTGGCATGTGCTCTAGGAAAATCATAGCCCGATGTGGACCGCGCGGTTATACCTCTTCATGATATCCTATCATATGCCAACGAATTAGAAGGTCAAAATTCCGTTGTTGAGGAAATGGACCCTCCACACGAGGTTCCAACAttccaatggtctggataacaTAATAATGGGCCATACTTTCAGAAGCTAATAGGAGGCTCCAACATCCCAATAATCCAGAAAACATAATCATACCCTCACTTTCACAAGCTAATAACAGGTTCCAAGATCACAATGGTTTGGATAATAaatgcatgggccccactttcacaAACCAAGATCCCCAGGATGCTATTCATATATCCTACGATCGAGGATCATATAACTCCTCTACTTAAACAGCTACCGTATACCCTCCCTTCTACTTTCAATCTACACCATGAAtttctcccttcttcttctcACAATCTTCCTTCCCACCGTTCCTCTCTTCCTCTTTAAATTCATACACTCATTCATATGGGCCCCATGGAGAATCCAACTCCACTTTCAAAGACAAGGCGTTCGGGGCCCACCTCGCCGGTCCATCTACGGAAACTCGGCTGAGATTCGCGATCTGATTGCGGCGGCTCAATCCCAGCCGATGGATCTGAACCATCAACTCCTCCACAGGGTTGTTCCTCACTACCATCACTGGTCGAGGTTGTACGGCAAGACGTTCCTGTATTGGTTCGGGACGAAGCCGCGGCTCGCGATAGCCGAGCCGGACTTGATTAAAGAGGTCTTGTTGAATCCTAGCGGTTCATTCAAGAAGGTGCAGTTCAACCCTCTGTCGGGGCAGCTCTTCGGCCATGGGCTGGTGGGCCTGGAAGGGGAGAAGTGGGCCCGGCATCGGAGGATCTGCAATCCTGCCTTTCACACGGAGCGAGtcaaggttctctctctctctctcttgaggtTTGCTGATtcacacacgtgtgggacccgTGCACTTCAACACGTGAGCGCAAGTGTCCCAATGTGACACGTGTGAGATCTCAGCTTTTCGTCCagtgtgatttatttttagaacttatggtcccatttcacacctcaggtgggccacaacatatttAAACAAATGAAACGCCATACCGTTAGTTTctacgttgtggcccaccagaagagTGAAATTGTCTGATTTTTTAGTCACAAGATCTGAGAATAGAAGGCTCAGATCTAACACACGTTTTTCATATTTGCACATGTGCCGTTGTGGGGATGTGTACGGATCTACACGCGCATGCAGTTagcaaaactctctctctccacacctgagatttggatctgcctcattttcgggaccatgccctagaatgaattggaaaaatggatggacggcgtggatatacaacacatacatcgatgtgggccccacggtcacggcCTCTCCCGCTGAAAGCTGTTATCCCAGACTCACCTAATCTGCGTCCGTTATTAGAATCATACAGCATTCTCATATGTAGGATGCCCTATGCATTCTCCACCTCGGGCCCACGTGGCAAACATGGCtgtgatcagaaccgttgataGGGTGGTCACTGTGTGGATGGGCTATATGCCCAAAAGAGCAGTGATTGGACAATTTTGATTATCCAGCTGTTGTGAGTGCTactggttgaatgtggaccgctgGTTGATAATCCATTTTTGTAGGCCCACTTATTGGATGGCGAAGACAGTCCAATCCCCTTCCCTTTTGGGATTCAGTCTATCCACTACAGAAGAACAGTCCTGATCACAATACATGTTTGTCACGTGTACGAAGAAGAGGGAACTGCGTAGAACTTTTATGCACCGACGTGCATATTACCATTATCTCGTAAAAAAATGCCTACAGATTGCGTTGACGTCCATGAAAGATTTTAAATCATGAGAGGTGATCTACTCGGCAAGTGCATGGGAACTTTACGATACACATAGTTGCATTTGGAATTTTTGGCATGCACATTTCCTATCAGGACTTTCCATCAGGTCCATCCCACTTTTTCTATGCTTCCTTGAAAAAAATACACTaatcaaatgatccaaaccgtcaatttGGTCTcccgaaaaaaatggatggatgaagatAGTAATTAGAAGATAAATCCAATCACGGATGTTTAGGCCCATCTGATTGCTGGTATTTGTAGATAGTATGGGAGAAGAGCTGACTAGACCTAAAGTACGGTCGAGATAGGTGATGTAGATTCGAATGAGTCCGAAAACTACTATGTGCAAGAGAAAGTTTCCATACACGTAGCAAACCACATGATTTCCCGTTAATAAAATAACATAAGATGACAAAAATAGGTGGATGATTGGATAAAATGCTAATTAAATTAGCTAATGGATATTTACACCCTGGTTTTGAGACAGGCGCTCTGATTTCTCTAGAGGAGTAGAAAGAGAGGCTCAGGAGTCGTTTGTTTCAAAAAGAAATGGGTGTGGACTTCATTTCCTTAAACTAGTGGACCATCACTGCAGTAGGATTGGTAGAAGACATCCCCGTCTACGGCAATAGCCTACATCGGGATTTTAGTCGTTGGATCGGGTtcctttcagtgatccaaaccgtttatatgatagaCGTTAACGTGGATGGGGGATATCGTATTCAAACTTTAACTAGGAGACAGTAAAGCTGATtgtcgtactgagtaaattatgtTGGGTCCACCATGGATGTACGTggcttatccacgctgtccatccaatttttcagctcattttaggggttgagcccaaaattgaagcatatacaaagctttaagtggaccacgccaccgTAAACGGTGAGGAtgatgacgtccaccgttgaaaaaggacccacagtgatatttatttatcatccaccctgttcataaggttacaaagctATGGATgcaggcaaaacacaaatatcagcttcatccaaaacttctgtggaccccaagaagttttcaacggtatgcgttcaattcacactgtttcctgtagcgtagtacacttgagctttggatattcttgaattttaggaccataccctaaaatgatagggaaaaacggatggccggcgtggatatgatacatatataagagtgggcccaacagagtgcATACTGAGTTATTCAGTCTGTATTCAAATGAAAAGAGTCAAATGATGAAAGAGTTAAATATTCGGGTCTAAGAGTTCATAAGTGTACCCCACCTGAGGTAAGGCTCATCGTATAAGCAGTTCTGGATCGTTGAATGATGACCTCTGCCAATGGACTGGATTTGGGTTAGGGCAGGTAGGCCCGACCCTAAAAGTCCAAGAGCCACTCTAGCCCATCCCTGCAATGTGCCTAGCAACTAAAGCCCAAGCCCAAAAAAACTGGCCTGGCTAGAAAATGACTAGAATCCGTATTTATCACTTCAATGTTCCTAAACTATCCATCCATCAAAGCAATAGACACCTAAAGTGATGAAATCAACGGTGTATATTAAAGAAGGATGAGTTGCCTGactagttgaacaatcctaacctctgattcacgAAAACTTATCTGCTGAAATATGAGTACCATTCgatattttccattttcaacCGTTGAagaaatatccaccaatccaggggtccttttttttttttggttcatgatacatttaaACTAGAAAGATTAATTTGGACAGTCTAACTTGACCTACTTGTATGCCACCATTATGCAATTTCTACGtgtctgcgtatcatccatcacattctgccagagtatcgaacACAATTATTGCAATTTGATTCATTAGAGCATAGAGACGCACCGTATTTAAAAACTGTCGCACTTGTTGGGGATTTTCAGGGGTGGGTGCCTGAAATCGTGACCAGTACTGCAAAGATGTTGGAGCGATGGGAAAGTTACGGATCGACGGTGGGCCACAAATTCGAGATGGAGGTGCACAAAGAGCTCCACAATCTAACGGCTGACGTTATCTCCAGGACTGCTTTCGGGAGCAGTTATGAAGAGGGTAAGCTCATCTTTCAAATGCAAGAAGAACAGATGCTCTTAGTCTCCCAAGCTCTACGGACTGTATACATTCCCGGCTTCAGGTGGGGTTATTTTGGTAATCTCCTTTTGAGGAAATGTATCCAAACTGCTCTTTTGTATTGGAATTGGGATACTGTGCCTCAGCTGATGagattgttgggcccacttttcgTATCTGTAGGTTCATGCCTACAAAGAAGAATAGAAGGAGATGGGCACTAGCTAAGGAGATTAGACGGTCGGTAAGGAAGCTGATTCAGATCAATGCAGAAGCGGTTGGAGATTCAAGAAACCTTGTTGGTCTGATGATCGCCTCGAACAAGAAcgaagaggaaggagagaggaTGGGCATTGAAGAAATCATAGATGAGTGTACGACATTCTACTTCGCGGGGAAGGAAACGAGCGCTAACCTCCTAACGTGGGCACTCCTTCTACTGTCCATGCACCATGATTGGCAAATCAAGGCCCGCGATGAAGTGATCCGTTTCTGTGGACGCCATGATCATCCTACCGCTGAGAATTTAAACCACCTAAAGCTGGTTAGTTTGATTACcattctatttcttttttattaaataaattaaGGAAATCACAAGAACCTTGTATTAATGGAtggtccaaaaaaaaataaaaataaaattatgtcAGCAGTCCAAATTCAGTGTGTGATTTAAGGCCATGCTTAACAAACAATATGAAAAATCtcttggtttggtgatccagaccattggacctATCTCTCCCATCATTGATGGACCATATGCTTGAAAAATCTCTCAATTGGACTACTTTAacggataggatcttccaatttgggatgTTTTGGGATCATGGTCCATCTTCATGGGGGCCTTCTCAtggcttctccttttcttttggagGAGAAATGAGGACGGACCTGATTTTGTATGGCTGCCTGGTCGGGTTTGGACCTATTAGCTTGGcccatgggctgggcttgggcctgtTATCTACTTATTTGTGCATGCGAGGCCCACCTGATTAAGGGATGGATTAGGGCCTATTTAAATTTCCAAATTTATTGTAAATACTATGTAAATaaccaattattacaatttcaccctgTTTGAAAATACGCAGGTATTTCTACTCCAAAAGAATGGGCTTAAAtttgtaggccccactgtgatgtatatgacatatccacattgtccatctgttttatcagaacattttaaggtatgagccgaaaaaatgatgcagatctaagattcaagtggcccacaccagaGTAAACAgtggccataagaagtttttaacagtgggtgttcgattctctttttcttgtggtgtggtccacttgaactttgaatctgtctcattttttgtctcatgcactaaattcagctagcataacggatggacagtgtggataatccACGTACATAAGCATCCTCGATTTTAGCTTTGAAAAAAGTAGGATTCAAATAACCCTCTGTAACAATGTGGTAATTACCAAAGTTAATAATTATTATCCAAGGGATATTCATGGTGAGAAATTgggatttgaattttttttttgttgggcctTGACCAAATAAGCCCATTGACATCCCTCTTGATTACATTGGAtgttttgcaattcaattcaattatacatccaaacacaaccttaaaTTTCTTGATTTCAGCCATGCTAGAATGTTAACGTGCATGCAACTATGTTGACAGGTGGGCATGATACTCGACGAAACTCTCCGTCTTTACGCTCCGGCAGTAATGCTGATGAGGCAAACAT harbors:
- the LOC131218525 gene encoding cytochrome P450 734A1-like isoform X1 encodes the protein MNFSLLLLTIFLPTVPLFLFKFIHSFIWAPWRIQLHFQRQGVRGPPRRSIYGNSAEIRDLIAAAQSQPMDLNHQLLHRVVPHYHHWSRLYGKTFLYWFGTKPRLAIAEPDLIKEVLLNPSGSFKKVQFNPLSGQLFGHGLVGLEGEKWARHRRICNPAFHTERVKGWVPEIVTSTAKMLERWESYGSTVGHKFEMEVHKELHNLTADVISRTAFGSSYEEGKLIFQMQEEQMLLVSQALRTVYIPGFRFMPTKKNRRRWALAKEIRRSVRKLIQINAEAVGDSRNLVGLMIASNKNEEEGERMGIEEIIDECTTFYFAGKETSANLLTWALLLLSMHHDWQIKARDEVIRFCGRHDHPTAENLNHLKLVGMILDETLRLYAPAVMLMRQTCKDVKLGTLHIPADTQLYLPMIAVHRDVELWGEDAERFNPLRFSDPRKHLAAFFPFGLGPRVCVGQNLAMAEAKIAVAMILQRFSFTVATSYVHAPMQLLTVQPQYGVQILFQMI
- the LOC131218525 gene encoding cytochrome P450 734A1-like isoform X2 — translated: MNFSLLLLTIFLPTVPLFLFKFIHSFIWAPWRIQLHFQRQGVRGPPRRSIYGNSAEIRDLIAAAQSQPMDLNHQLLHRVVPHYHHWSRLYGKTFLYWFGTKPRLAIAEPDLIKEVLLNPSGSFKKVQFNPLSGQLFGHGLVGLEGEKWARHRRICNPAFHTERVKGWVPEIVTSTAKMLERWESYGSTVGHKFEMEVHKELHNLTADVISRTAFGSSYEEGKLIFQMQEEQMLLVSQALRTVYIPGFRFMPTKKNRRRWALAKEIRRSVRKLIQINAEAVGDSRNLVGLMIASNKNEEEGERMGIEEIIDECTTFYFAGKETSANLLTWALLLLSMHHDWQIKARDEVIRFCGRHDHPTAENLNHLKLVGMILDETLRLYAPAVMLMRQTCKDVKLGTLHIPADTQLYLPMIAVHRDVELWGEDAERFNPLRFSDPRKHLAAFFPFGLGPRVCVGQNLAMAEAKIAVAMILQRFSFTVATSYVHAPMQLLTVQPQYGVQILFQMI